Genomic DNA from Cloeon dipterum chromosome 3, ieCloDipt1.1, whole genome shotgun sequence:
GGAATTCCTACTCCAGAGTGTATTATTATTCGCCGTTAGcaagcgagagagcagagagaccTTTGAGTGTATGGCTCgaaacacaaaaacaaacCATTTTCATACTTGCGCAGCGGAATAATTAAACGCGCAGGCCGATGATGCATACAGCTTTAATTGCTCCAACGGCCATTTATTAATTGGCTtatcaacagcagcagcaggataAAATGAGTTTTCCAAGGTGAAATATATAACGCTCCGAACGCTCGTGTCTGCAATTTGCTGCGAATTAATGCCAACGCACAAAAACAGATTGGTTCTGTTTGTCATTGTTTTTCGCCTGTTTTTGTGCTTGAATGTGTTTGCTGCTGGCCCATTTTTTTGGAAGGTTGTTTGGTGGCATGGGTGGCAAGGCAATTAGGAGCTTGACGTGTTTGTCCGCTGTTTTCGCTGCAATGATTGCTACTGTAAGCTCGATTCAGTGCTCATCAAAGGCACACATTCGTAGCTtgcaaacatgtttttttttaaataaaatttacttatcCTAGTACTATaaatagtgaaaaattataaaaactaattttgtatttcgtGCTGACAAAAACTGCCGAAcgaataatcaaatttaattttataaatgaataaatgttTGACTTCATACAAAAAACACAgtctcatttttcatttttgcatgGACAGatgagtgaaatattttactttttggcATTAATGCGACGTTCAAATTATCAACCTGCCTTTCAAAATCATGTTTTGTGGAAACAACACATTATTTCGGTGATTGGGTAATTTTCCGAAATAAAAGTGCCAATCAACTCCCGTCAGATAAAAGCTCTGTGGTCGTAATTTATGCACAGCCTCACCGACGGCAGCAACGCAGTGGATTTTTTGAATGGTGCGCCGGTGGATTGACGTcaaaatatatacacacaccgGCAAAAACGCAAATAAACACGGCAGACATAGGCAGAGAGCAAGTGCGGCAAAAGATGGGAGGCCGCGTTTATCCAGGCCGCGAAGCGCGTTTGCCAAAAAGCTGGCACGCATTTGGCGCTGCCCGTTATTAATTCGGACGGTAATTCTCGGACGAGTCGGCTTTTCGGCCAGGTGTGCTCGCTCATTCATTCTGCCGGCGTCTCTCATCCCTCGAAACCGCGCTCCTCATGCCCGCAAAATGTAGGTGGTCCgtcgtattatttattttacttaactACTACTAGTATCCAGAAATTTCTCCATTGCTGCTACACGTGAAAGCGTGTATTTTTAGCCCTTTCCCTGCCCACACCATAAAATAGCGCTGACGTGCCTTTCTCTTCTTCCCATATTTTACTACCGCCTTCTAGAATAATTCCGTTTCGATAATATGTAAACTGACGGCTGCTTCGCGTTTGGAGAAATTTATGGCATGTTTactcagttgaaattaatcgGAAATAAGGCCTACGCAGAGGATGCGCGTGCCAGATGGCAAGTTTATAgggaattttcattgtttcgtGCCCGATTAAATATCAGATATACTTCTTCGAATCAATCACACGAACAAGTTTTGCTGCAAATCGAATTGTTACTCACGCGCTTTGTATTTAGAGCAGCGCAAGAGTGCCCTCTCGACAGAAGGAAACAGAGAATTGCTGTAATTGGCTTACAGCGAGGCAAAATAGTAGAAGTCGGAGCTGTGCAGGTGATCAAAGCAAAAAGTGGCAGTCCGAAGCAGGGCTGCAAAAAGAGCCGCTCGACGGTGGGTGGCTTTTTGCTGAATTCGAATTGGCGGACACAAAGCCGTTTTTGATGTCGTCCGCCGGGGGATTTGCCCTGTGAAATGGCACGTGCTGGCcaaacaaacgcgcgcgcggcagcagaGTGAAAAAGAGCGAGAGCATCACGCCGAGTGCGTGACCAAAAACAACAGATTCCGGACGCGCACGCCGGATAAATAATTGGTATTTTGATACCGGGGTGGCGGACGCGGTCAGATGGTCGGCGGCGTGAATCTCATTTGAATCAGCGCCGCCGGCTCTTCGACTTGGGTCGGCTCGAATGTATCGCCATCGCTATTATTAGCCGCGCCGAGTATCCGGGAGAGCCCCGACAAAGTTAGAACTCGGCCGAGATTCTCTTCTCTTGGCTCTCTTGTGACGAGTCCCTCCTTTTCTCCCTATCGCCGTCGCCAATAATCACATGCAAACCAAAGGCCCTTTATCGGCCTGGATTAGACCTCGGCCTCATTGTGCCAGTTCGGAAACTTCTCGCCACTTTGCGGGTCTGAATTCAGGCATTTTGACCGCATACCCCGTTAaactttgtaataattaattattgatttttgagaCTAAAACGCAAATTAAGTACactccttttttaattgtgtgtgCTCGTGCCAACAgggaaaacataaaaaactcTCCCTTCGTTTGTTAGGAAGGAAGCCAACCGTCCTGAGAGTGTTTCTATAATGAAATTTCGTGGTTTGTACCCTGTGCAGTTCGTTGCCCCCGCCAAGTGTTTAGAACTGAGAATGCCGGTCGttagaaaaagagaaaaagcgaGCTTGCCAAATGAGTCATGTGCcggcaatatttttcttcttaaactGAATTGACGAAAGAGACGGATCTTTGAACCCATTTTTCTGCCGGGAGGGGAAATCTCGACACGAAAATTTGTCACTCAATTTATCAAGTAAGCAAAGGACATAAATTCTTTAATCCGATTGGAAATTCATGCTTGAATGATATCAATGTGCCTTCTTTGATTACAATATTagtaaatttgacttttttacgTCTGCCCAAGTCTCGCAACACCCTTCTGTTTTCTTGGCTTTAACCCCCATCGATTTCGAGCGTCCTTCAACACTTCTCCATCGGCgaaacaattcaatttcaagccaattttccTTGGGTAAAATTTACATGCAAGCAATTCTGAGAGTGAAATGTATGCCGGTTGagctgaaattgattttcttgcCGGCGTCGCAAAAGCTATTGCTCAAAGAAAGCCAGCTCACCTCCAGCTCCCTTTCTCTGGttgctgataaaataaatgaaagtacatacataaatttgaattacaagTCTCTCGACGTAAAGAGCTTTGTGCTGGGCATGGAAGCTGTATATCTAAAATTCCATTTAGCCTGCCCTCGTCGCTCTCGCTCCGCTAGCTCGCAGGAAGGGTtgtaaaaatgagcaaaataaaatcctcattggtgtgtgtgtgtgtgtatggaGCCGGAGGACACGTGACAGTTTTTTCCGCCCTTGACTCGCTTGTGCTGCAGCAAAAGTcttcatttatcatttttcgACAACGGCCAAAATCGCGTGTTTgacatacatatattttaatacaagTCATAACGCCCTGCCagaattgtgtgtgtgtgtgtgtgtgtgtgttattattaaattttccaaagcaGAAAAAACGCCCTGCAAAGTTgccgtaaaatatttatcactcAGAGTTTAAGTGCATGAGCTGTTTGATAAACTTTATGCTCGGCGTCGTACCTGATGGATAATATTGCCACAGGAGTAAAAAATGAAGCCGCTTGTGATAAATGTGCTTGCCACACTCGGATATTTTTGTGGAAATGTGACGCACGCGGCTCACATGTCGGCGAGCTTTTCCTGGGGAAATGGATTTGAATTCTAAAAGTTGGCTTTGAAATTTGAGATTCTATATTAACCATTCTTAATGCAGAGAGGCATTTGTTAAATAGgttaatctgaaatttaattaaaactctctGTATCGATTTCCACTTcctgaaaaatttcttaaaatattttcaactggttcaattattcaaacttaGGTCTcaggttttcaatttaaaacaagtatattttttaaatctcttcaCTATGATAATAAACTGATGATACTTTAATATCCtcttatgaaattttattgctaataAACAATGTCCGGGGGAAGCAAAGCAGGAGTCTACAGATTAATCCACAAAAGTCTTGCAATTTGTTAATTACGCCACATGATTTAActgagcaaaaaaatgtaactaGCAGTCGTAGGTCTATTTACACGTTCctatattaatatttgaggatattttaaaaactgagttagtgaaaataaattgaaagggTCATGACCAAAGGCAAAATCTCCgtgaagaataattattttttcaattaaaatacgtCCTGGGGgtaatttttccagttttgtgtgtgttattgaatttaaaaaaagcttgaAATACAAAACCCCACTGTGGTATGTCTGAGAAAGCGAGCTGGAAAAGCCCATTTGAAGCAGGGGAAATAAAAACCTCTGGACAACAAGCGACGGAGCAAGAAAGTGCCAGCAGCGACAGAAGCGtcgctggaattttttattcatttccacGCACACACATTGTGCGCAAGGAAGCGATTTCAGGGAGTTTAAATTGTATGGAAATGATGATGAAGCCGAGCAAAAAGTACTTTGTTGTGTAATGTAAAATCCGTCACCTCATTTGGGAACGCGTGTGTGCTGCTCCACTGGCCATCGCCATTCGTTTGGGTTTTATTTGCGGATATCAAAATTGCTAATAAATCAGCGGCGTATGCACAGTGGACGCCATTTAATTACGAAATTCGGGCGCACGTGATGCTTTGCGGACTGCATATGTACACACTGGTGGACGCAAAACTCGTCGGGTGAGGATCATAAATTACACGCACGCCGGGCGATATGATATTTAGATAAAACCCTGATGCGCAGCGTCGTTGGTCATCGATGTACAAACAAAAAGCCGGGTGGATTTAATAAGATGTTAATTTCACCAACGCCCGTTGCAGGCCGATGTAATATGGAAATTGGCGCAGCATACGCGTGTCGCTCTCCCGTTTTTTGTAGCGCAACGTTTTTTATCGTTTCGAGTGGGCACCATTCCTGTCTCGTAAAATGCAAAACCACTTGTACACAATAACTCAGCATTAAGCTGAAAAGTAATAATGTTAATGCACACCGAATAAGggaaaagtatttaaaatacaaaataatccGGGAGATTTATCAAGCCTGCCGCTGCCTTGGCAAACGAAATATAACTAACGAAATTTACACGACAGCGTGTTTTATCAGCAGAGCGCTTTGTTCGGCTTTAAACGAGTATTTTCGCTTTTGCATCCTGAACGAGATATACATATTACGTCAAAAGCTGCTGTTGTCGCAAATCAAATGAGGAACAAGAGTCTGCTCCAGTgaattacgatcgcattactCTGGCCTAAACAATTATACTAAATTTGAGTCAGCATAATAACAATGCTTTTTGGTTTTATAGCCAACaaacatgaaataaatttagcacGCCAAAATCATTACAAGATTTAATCTAACGATTTCTggcatattatttataattgaatttttaattttttgaaaatgcatGACCGCATTCCTTGAGTACAGGAAGACTCCTCGCGAGTGATTTATCGTATTTCTATTGCGAAACTTACAAAGGGGGTAAATATTCCAAGCTAATTAATAACTTCTACATCAGTTGTTCGCGCTTCGTTAATCTGGAACAACATTATGCAATAACATTGCATTCCAAAACCATTAATTAACCATTAAAACTGTTGCTGCTAGCTGAGTAATCCAATTACAAGTGCAAAACTGGTGTATGGAGATGTGCTGATAACAAGCTCTCTGCCGCGCGTTTTGCCACACACGCGCAATTAAAGCAAACAGCAATGTGCCGTGCACTCTCTGATTAAACATTCCATTCGGAGCTCAAACGAGCTCCAGGTAGTCGAAATGAACTTGCACTTGCAATATTCACCAGGCTTTCTTGTTTGTGTTGCAGAGTTGAACGACAATGGAGCAGTTCGAGCAGCTGCTGACGTGTGCCATCTGCCTGGACAGATACCGCATCCCCAAGCTGCTGCCATGCCAACACTCGTTCTGCATGGAGCCCTGCATGGACGGCCTGGTCGACTACGTCCGGAGACAGGTCGGTAAACGGACGGACAGGGTGAAAAGCGCACGTCGCGAGCCCCCTTTTGAAACCGGCCAACGCAGCGGCACCGAAAATAAAGGCGAACTCATCGAAAGTCTAGAAGCGTCGCACCGCTCTTGACGCTAATCTACTTCAGAAAGAGATTCGCGTGTTTAGGGTACCGCATTTAGAAGTGCGTGGGGCACTGTTATTGTTGGATAAAATTGGCCTATTTCTTTTCACTGTCGGAGATTCCACTGCCATtcaactgattttaattaaaatgaccGTCCAATTTCACCGCattctttgaattaaattaatcggGCAgtaacgaaaaataaaattagctctTGATAATTTTGCCACTGAAAATTGCCTGCAAATAAACGGCGTTTCCTCTTTAACATCGTTAACAAGGACActttgaagttaaattttattgtttatccTGTGGAAACCTCCGTTTTTCTAATCATTTAAGTCGCTCAATGTCTGACAGTTAACTAATCgtgttatttttaacatcGCAGCGGTTGCCTCGAACCATTCGCTCGATTGCTTTAAACTGACAAACGCCCGTGCCTTTGCAAAGAGATTAGCACTTAGAAGCTCATTACACTACATGTCCATTATCGATTCCGCATTAAAATGCCAATGGCTTTATCCTAATAGATCATGGCTCGAACAAATTGCCACGCCATTGTGCCCATAAAATTGCCATCACGGAAGAGAAAGCAACAAGGATATCGGACATCGGCCTGCTTAAGCGATTGCATCAAACGCGGATTACGATAATTGGAGCGTGtcttttgaaaagcaaaactgTCGGACACTAATTTGATCGAGTTAAAAAGCTAGGCACGGCTGAATTTAAACATATAAACATTCGAaatatatgcaaccggcaggATCAGCTTGTTGGGCGCGTTGCCTATCAAAGCGCAAATTGGATGCTCTAGCGGGATTTGCCAGACGAATTCGCGCAGACTCCAACGCCAACGGACGAATGCACTGCACACTCGCAAATAATCCTGCCTCTTTGAGCCGGCATATTATTTATAGAATGAATGCGAAATGATGCAAACAGTCGGTCTCGCACGCATAAACTCACGGCGAGTGCTCTGCATAAATACCCAGACTGGCCGGCTATTTCTGTGAATGCTCTTTTCCAGAGCGACGTGTGCTACGGCCACTTGCGGCTCATAAACACTCTGGCCCCCTTCCAGCTGCCTGTCCAATTGCATTACGCCTTGTCGGCCGGTTTATTGTTTGACCGTGGTCACTGCCGACACTTACACGTGTTTGCAGGTGATAAATCAAAAGTGCATAGACCGTAAATCTATTGTCAGCCATGAATCAatacaaatttgcatttgctgATTGCAGGTCAAATGCCCAGAATGCCGTGCAGAACACCGCATCCCCTACCAAGGGGTGCAAGGCTTCCCGACCAACGTAACCCTGCAGCGGTTCCTGGAGCTGCACATCGAAATTACCGGCGAGCTGCCCGACCCCAACAGCAACCAAATAATGGAGCGGTGCAACGTGTGCTCGGAAAAGGCCTACTGCTCGCTCTGCATGCACTGCGAGAAGAAAATCTGCTCAGACTGCAAGGAGGCGCACATGGACATCTTGCGGCGCGAGATCTCGCGAATTAACAACCAAGTATGAATATCATTAGCAGGGCTGCGTTAATTACTCGCGGTCTCCACTGAAGCTTGCCTGGGGCTGCGTTTTACGATGAGccactttaaatattaaatgcgTTCCCGCCAAGTCTAGCATAACTTTCTGTGCGCTTCTCCAAAATTAGctgcttaaataattttcttcgtCTTCAGAAAGCCTTTTCACAATATGCGTGTTCATTGTTTGAGGgaagttaatatttaaatgctaaCAAGGGCAGATGATTTAATGCAAgcacattaataattttatgtaaagTAGCTGAAAGGGAAATCAATTGacaattcataaaatattgcaGATTCGCCGCGGACTACCTAGGGTTGTAGATGCAGTCGCCATGGTGGAGAAAAACGCTCAAGGGTTGGCCCTCAACTGTGCGTCAGTGGAGGGCGAAATCGACGAGATCCACAGACGCCTGACCAAGGCTCTCAAAGATCGCACAGACTACTTGAAAAACGAGATAGACCGCTATCTGACAACCGAGGCGCGCAACTTGACCACGCTTAAAAGCCAGCTGGAGCAAGAGCTGTCTAACATCCAGGCCAATTGCGAGCTCGCAGATAAGCATATGACGGAAGCCGTTGATTGGGATGACTGCGAGCTGATGGACACAAAAGATATTTTCCTAAAGACTGTCGATTTcattagaaattttgaatatgaACAAAGCGACTACACGCGACGAGCCCGCTTCATTATGTCGCACGACCCCAACACCTTGGTGGTCAACGTCAGCAATTACGGAGAACTGGCCATCAACATGCCTCAGCCCTTCGGAGTAATGGGCTCAGGCCAGGGCGGAAACCAGAGCAACACCGGTGGCCTGCAGCCTCCCTCGGGTCCTGGCCTCATGAGAAGCAAGAGCGACCACCGCTTGGCCTCTCAGTTCAGACAGCAGGAGGAGCAGTACTACTCGCGAGGTGGCGGTGAAGCTGATGACGCCCTGAACGGCAGGAAGTTTGGAGAACGGCCGCAGGGCAACAGGTACGGCCGCAGGAACGAGGAGTACGACGACGATACCGAGAGCAGACGGCCATCTCGCTACAGGTCTCGTTTCACGCGCCACTTGGACAACCCTGACGACGACCCCGAGCCCGCTGGCGGACGATCTGTGCGTTTCAGCGAGGAGTCTCCGTCCCAAACGCACATTCCGCGCAAGGAGCGCGAACGCGTGCTCGACACCGAGGACGTGTCCAAGGGGCCTCTGAGTGGAATCACCCGTCTTTCCGACTCACCAAGAGTCATGAAGCGCCTCCAAGAGACTGAACTGAAAGATAAGAAGGCTAAGGAACCTAAGCCGGTTCCTGTTGCGCCCGCTGTTGGTGCCAAGCCGCCAGTAGCCGGTCAACCAGCGAAAAAGACCTCTCGGCAGGTCAGCGAAGAGGATGAAATCGCCAAGATCAAGAAGCAAAACAAGGCTGAAGCGTCAACCGCAGCGGCTGGTGCCGCTGCTCCCGTTCCAACGGAAACGCGGCCATCGGTCGACAGAACAACGGTCCGCGAAGAAGAACCAGCGAGGAGACCAAGCGAGGTGCGTGacgatgaataaaaaatataccaaaTTACTACATAAATAGAAAACACGTAGCTCACCCTTAAACGTAAAAACATTGTTTGTGAAGAAACGTCTTTCTCTATCTATTCATAAAAATGTCCCTTGTCCAATTCATACAAACACTTGAGTAAGATTAACATAAACAACACGACCACCTTTATTAGAGCAGTCTGTGTGCAAGATCAGGTGTTGCAGGTGACGGCTTCCAGCGACGCCGAGGAGTCAGAAGAAGAGGAGGAACCGTCCAGCCCTCCAAAAGCTAGCGAAACCAGCTCAGCGGCCACCGTGAACAACGCTTCAGAAGTCGAGTCCGAGGAGGAGAGCGATTCAAACACCAAGGCTCGCTCTGCCGCCACAGCTGCGACCACCACTGCCCCGACTTCAACTGAAAAGCCGAAATTCCAAAGCAGGTTCCTAAACACCAACCGGTCGTCGACCCCAGCCGCACCCGAGCCAAAGAAAGAGAGCTCAGAGTCCGAATCTGAGGAGGAAAGTGAGTCAGAGGACGACTCTGAGGACGAAACGACGAGCGCGTCGCAGCAAAAAGGTTCAGGCATAAACTCGCTGCTTGCCAGAAGTGCACAGGCCAGGGAAACGGCAACCACACGAACTCCTGCCAATGACAGTTCGTACATGGGGGGTAGGCGTGCCTACAATGCCGGACGTGAAGAACAAGCGAACAAGTACGGAAGAAAGCAAGAGGAAGAGACACCGTCGTCGCGGTATGGCAGCTCCGGCTACACGAGCCGGTTTCTTAATCGCAGCAAGAGCACCGCAGCGTTGTCGCCAGAGGACGAGGATGGGCCTTCGGGAGGCAGTTTAGCCTCGAGGAAGTACTCGACCGAGGACAAGTACGGATCAGGGCGCTCAAGGTATGAGGTTGTTGAGTTTGAAAATTCTGGGGATTTCATGAGCAGCTTGAAGCAAACCTTTAAGTTGATTGTCCGCGCGTACATGCTTTATCAAATTTTCGTAGCTATCATAAACACGTTGTAGCTTTGTCCGCACACACATTTCAAAAGTCATcccatttcaattttggctgtgtttttgtgtctttttatttattttcctttagtTCTTGTGCGTTTGGTCCATTTTTTCGCTTACCATACCGCCCAAACCATAATGACAGCTGTTGGGTACAAAATTGGCTATATGTCCGGCAGGTACGGAACATCAGGTGTAGGCTCAAACTCGTCGAGTGCGCTCGGCGGCACCTCCGAACTGTCACGCAGCAGGTCGACGCACGCCCTCAAGTCCCGCGAGAACTCCCCCGAACGGGGAGGCGCCGCGAGTGGCGCGGTCAACGGCGAGAAGGACGGCGCAGCACTGAGCTCGTGGGCTCGCTACCTGAAGAACAAGTACGGCAACCGAGCCAAGGAAAAAGAAGCTGGCACTGCGGGTTCCGGTGCCAGCGCCTCCTCCACGGCTGGCTCTGCGGCGTCTCGTCGCCTTTCGCTCGGCTTACCTCTGCGTAACGCCAGCCTCGATCAAACTTCTGACGACGACCAAAAAAACACGCCTACCTCCCCCACTTCTCCTACAGTGGCAGCCGGTTTCGCAAATATCCCTAGAAACCAGTACCTGCAGAAGAGACGGCAACAATTTAAGATCGGAAGTCGGGGGAGTGAGCCCGGTTGTTTTACTTGGCCGCGCGGGATTGCAGTCGGGCCAGACAACACGATTGTCGTGGCCGATTCAAGCAATCACAGAGTCCAGTTGTTTGACTCGAACggaatcttcgtcaaagaaTTCGGAGCGTATGGAAGCAGTGAAGGAGAGTTCGACTGTTTGGCCGGAGTTGCGGTCAACAGGATAGGACAGTTCATCATCGCCGACCGATATAACCACCGCATCCAAGTGCTGGACCCCTCGGGGCGCTTCCTGAGGGCGTTCGGCAGCCAGGGTACGGCTGACGGAAGATTCAACTACCCTTGGGGCGTGACCACCGACGCCTTGGGTTTCATTTACGTCTGTGACAAAGAGAATCACAGAGTTCAAGTATGATGCGATCCGCCGTGCtcgaatatcaattttacgcAATTTTCTCGGTTCCTAGGTTTTCCAATCAGATGGCACATTTGTCGGCAAATTCGGTAGCGCCGGCAGCAAACCTGGCCAACTGGAGCACCCACACTACATAGCAGTTAGCAACACTAACAGAGTGATAGTGTCAGATTCGAATAACCACCGTATTCAAATATTCGACGTCAACGGAAGAGTCCTTTCCACGTTTGGAAGCGAAGGATCTGAGGAAGGACAATTCAAATTCCCGAGGTAGGAGCGCTGCAAGGTGGACGTCCGGCGCGAAATTCCACTGCAGTCAAATAATCTTTTATCTTTCTCACCATTAACTCTTCATTTGCATTTGTTTAACTCGactaaaacaaaacaaaacaaaaaacttttcATCATCACACGTGCTTTAT
This window encodes:
- the tn gene encoding RING finger protein nhl-1 isoform X3, giving the protein MEQFEQLLTCAICLDRYRIPKLLPCQHSFCMEPCMDGLVDYVRRQVKCPECRAEHRIPYQGVQGFPTNVTLQRFLELHIEITGELPDPNSNQIMERCNVCSEKAYCSLCMHCEKKICSDCKEAHMDILRREISRINNQIRRGLPRVVDAVAMVEKNAQGLALNCASVEGEIDEIHRRLTKALKDRTDYLKNEIDRYLTTEARNLTTLKSQLEQELSNIQANCELADKHMTEAVDWDDCELMDTKDIFLKTVDFIRNFEYEQSDYTRRARFIMSHDPNTLVVNVSNYGELAINMPQPFGVMGSGQGGNQSNTGGLQPPSGPGLMRSKSDHRLASQFRQQEEQYYSRGGGEADDALNGRKFGERPQGNRYGRRNEEYDDDTESRRPSRYRSRFTRHLDNPDDDPEPAGGRSVRFSEESPSQTHIPRKERERVLDTEDVSKGPLSGITRLSDSPRVMKRLQETELKDKKAKEPKPVPVAPAVGAKPPVAGQPAKKTSRQVSEEDEIAKIKKQNKAEASTAAAGAAAPVPTETRPSVDRTTVREEEPARRPSEVLQVTASSDAEESEEEEEPSSPPKASETSSAATVNNASEVESEEESDSNTKARSAATAATTTAPTSTEKPKFQSRFLNTNRSSTPAAPEPKKESSESESEEESESEDDSEDETTSASQQKGSGINSLLARSAQARETATTRTPANDSSYMGGRRAYNAGREEQANKYGRKQEEETPSSRYGSSGYTSRFLNRSKSTAALSPEDEDGPSGGSLASRKYSTEDKYGSGRSRRSSASPFPTPPLTPTSSCKTEPNFSSAAAHPSSVSTPDPPIAMLTERGGGGRPRLHLRRGLGQQPHTDLLPRRDVPSSVRVLGLGGRRVQGTGGSSGDVQRQHLGVRPREPPNPGLLNRPAPGRVFLAEANGVAGGTSLANRRGLTIGQKLQLDHALRSKPKHQTPSPTTESSSYSTWTL
- the tn gene encoding RING finger protein nhl-1 isoform X2 yields the protein MEQFEQLLTCAICLDRYRIPKLLPCQHSFCMEPCMDGLVDYVRRQVKCPECRAEHRIPYQGVQGFPTNVTLQRFLELHIEITGELPDPNSNQIMERCNVCSEKAYCSLCMHCEKKICSDCKEAHMDILRREISRINNQIRRGLPRVVDAVAMVEKNAQGLALNCASVEGEIDEIHRRLTKALKDRTDYLKNEIDRYLTTEARNLTTLKSQLEQELSNIQANCELADKHMTEAVDWDDCELMDTKDIFLKTVDFIRNFEYEQSDYTRRARFIMSHDPNTLVVNVSNYGELAINMPQPFGVMGSGQGGNQSNTGGLQPPSGPGLMRSKSDHRLASQFRQQEEQYYSRGGGEADDALNGRKFGERPQGNRYGRRNEEYDDDTESRRPSRYRSRFTRHLDNPDDDPEPAGGRSVRFSEESPSQTHIPRKERERVLDTEDVSKGPLSGITRLSDSPRVMKRLQETELKDKKAKEPKPVPVAPAVGAKPPVAGQPAKKTSRQVSEEDEIAKIKKQNKAEASTAAAGAAAPVPTETRPSVDRTTVREEEPARRPSEVTASSDAEESEEEEEPSSPPKASETSSAATVNNASEVESEEESDSNTKARSAATAATTTAPTSTEKPKFQSRFLNTNRSSTPAAPEPKKESSESESEEESESEDDSEDETTSASQQKGSGINSLLARSAQARETATTRTPANDSSYMGGRRAYNAGREEQANKYGRKQEEETPSSRYGSSGYTSRFLNRSKSTAALSPEDEDGPSGGSLASRKYSTEDKYGSGRSRYGTSGVGSNSSSALGGTSELSRSRSTHALKSRENSPERGGAASGAVNGEKDGAALSSWARYLKNKYGNRAKEKEAGTAGSGASASSTAGSAASRRLSLGLPLRNASLDQTSDDDQKNTPTSPTSPTVAAGFANIPRNQYLQKRRQQFKIGSRGSEPGCFTWPRGIAVGPDNTIVVADSSNHRVQLFDSNGIFVKEFGAYGSSEGEFDCLAGVAVNRIGQFIIADRYNHRIQVLDPSGRFLRAFGSQGTADGRFNYPWGVTTDALGFIYVCDKENHRVQVFQSDGTFVGKFGSAGSKPGQLEHPHYIAVSNTNRVIVSDSNNHRIQIFDVNGRVLSTFGSEGSEEGQFKFPRGVAVDDQGYICVGDSGNNRIQIFYPDGTFLRAFGCWGSGDAEFKGLEGVAVMSNGNILVCDRENHRIQVF
- the tn gene encoding RING finger protein nhl-1 isoform X1; translation: MEQFEQLLTCAICLDRYRIPKLLPCQHSFCMEPCMDGLVDYVRRQVKCPECRAEHRIPYQGVQGFPTNVTLQRFLELHIEITGELPDPNSNQIMERCNVCSEKAYCSLCMHCEKKICSDCKEAHMDILRREISRINNQIRRGLPRVVDAVAMVEKNAQGLALNCASVEGEIDEIHRRLTKALKDRTDYLKNEIDRYLTTEARNLTTLKSQLEQELSNIQANCELADKHMTEAVDWDDCELMDTKDIFLKTVDFIRNFEYEQSDYTRRARFIMSHDPNTLVVNVSNYGELAINMPQPFGVMGSGQGGNQSNTGGLQPPSGPGLMRSKSDHRLASQFRQQEEQYYSRGGGEADDALNGRKFGERPQGNRYGRRNEEYDDDTESRRPSRYRSRFTRHLDNPDDDPEPAGGRSVRFSEESPSQTHIPRKERERVLDTEDVSKGPLSGITRLSDSPRVMKRLQETELKDKKAKEPKPVPVAPAVGAKPPVAGQPAKKTSRQVSEEDEIAKIKKQNKAEASTAAAGAAAPVPTETRPSVDRTTVREEEPARRPSEVLQVTASSDAEESEEEEEPSSPPKASETSSAATVNNASEVESEEESDSNTKARSAATAATTTAPTSTEKPKFQSRFLNTNRSSTPAAPEPKKESSESESEEESESEDDSEDETTSASQQKGSGINSLLARSAQARETATTRTPANDSSYMGGRRAYNAGREEQANKYGRKQEEETPSSRYGSSGYTSRFLNRSKSTAALSPEDEDGPSGGSLASRKYSTEDKYGSGRSRYGTSGVGSNSSSALGGTSELSRSRSTHALKSRENSPERGGAASGAVNGEKDGAALSSWARYLKNKYGNRAKEKEAGTAGSGASASSTAGSAASRRLSLGLPLRNASLDQTSDDDQKNTPTSPTSPTVAAGFANIPRNQYLQKRRQQFKIGSRGSEPGCFTWPRGIAVGPDNTIVVADSSNHRVQLFDSNGIFVKEFGAYGSSEGEFDCLAGVAVNRIGQFIIADRYNHRIQVLDPSGRFLRAFGSQGTADGRFNYPWGVTTDALGFIYVCDKENHRVQVFQSDGTFVGKFGSAGSKPGQLEHPHYIAVSNTNRVIVSDSNNHRIQIFDVNGRVLSTFGSEGSEEGQFKFPRGVAVDDQGYICVGDSGNNRIQIFYPDGTFLRAFGCWGSGDAEFKGLEGVAVMSNGNILVCDRENHRIQVF